One genomic segment of Panicum virgatum strain AP13 chromosome 2N, P.virgatum_v5, whole genome shotgun sequence includes these proteins:
- the LOC120658371 gene encoding ALA-interacting subunit 5-like isoform X2, with protein MAPANGDAAGPSSSQDGLVATMKKRNKPQYHQFTQQQLPACKPILAPQTVIPVLLFVGIVFIPIGLGCIAASNRVVKVVYQYETSCVPGYMIDNKIAYIQNPSIDKTCTRILKVPKDMKQPIYIYYQLDKFYQNHRRYVTSRSDKQLRSPNEVNNTESCKPEATEHGSPVVPCGLVAWSLFNDTYSFARGNEVLMVHKRGISWRSEREDIFGKQVFPRNFQNGTLIGGGTLDPRIPLSRQEDLIVWMRTAALPTFRKLYGRIEVDLHADELTVTLQNNYNTYNFGGKKTLVLSTAGVLGGKSDFLGRGYVVVGLACLALAMLLTLLYLAFPLKEEHLALRYPLSGRPAR; from the exons ATGGCGCCGGCAAATGGTGATGCTGCCGGACCAAGTTCCAGCCAGGATGGCTTGGTAGCCACCATGAAGAAGCGCAACAAGCCTCAGT ATCATCAGTTTACTCAGCAGCAGCTTCCAGCTTGCAAGCCTATACTGGCGCCTCAGACA GTTATCCCTGTACTTTTGTTTGTGGGCATAGTTTTTATCCCGATTGGCCTTGGTTGCATTGCAGCATCAAATAGG GTTGTTAAAGTGGTCTATCAATATGAAACTTCATGTGTACCAGGATACATGATTGACAACAAAATTGCCTATATCCAAAATCCTTCTATAGATAAGACCTGCACGAGGATTCTCAAG GTTCCTAAGGATATGAAGCAACCAATCTACATATATTATCAACTCGACAAGTTTTACCAGAACCATAGAAG GTATGTGACGAGCCGTAGCGATAAGCAGCTGAGAAGTCCTAACGAGGTCAACAACACAGAGTCTTGCAAACCTGAAGCTACTGAGCATGGAAGCCCCGTTGTCCCCTGCGGACTCGTAGCTTGGAGCCTGTTCAACGACACGTACAGCTTCGCTCGCGGCAATGAGGTGCTGATGGTTCACAAGCGAGGCATTTCATGGAGGAGCGAAAGGGAGGACATTTTTGGGAAGCAAGTGTTTCCGAGGAATTTTCAGAATGGGACTCTAATTGGTGGGGGCACACTTGACCCAAGAATACCT CTGAGCAGGCAGGAGGACCTGATCGTCTGGATGCGAACCGCGGCGCTGCCAACATTCCGGAAGCTGTACGGGAGGATCGAGGTGGACCTCCACGCCGACGAGCTCACCGTGACTCTGCAGAACAACTACAACACGTACAACTTCGGCGGGAAGAAGACGCTGGTGCTGTCGACCGCCGGCGTGCTGGGAGGCAAGAGCGACTTCCTCGGCCGCGGGTACGTGGTCGTCGGCCTCGCCTGCCTCGCGCTGGCGATGCTCCTGACGCTGCTCTACCTCGCCTTCCCACT GAAAGAGGAGCATCTGGCGCTGCGGTACCCTTTGTCCGGCAGACCTGCACGGTGA
- the LOC120658371 gene encoding ALA-interacting subunit 5-like isoform X5 — translation MAPANGDAAGPSSSQDGLVATMKKRNKPQYHQFTQQQLPACKPILAPQTVIPVLLFVGIVFIPIGLGCIAASNRVVKVVYQYETSCVPGYMIDNKIAYIQNPSIDKTCTRILKVPKDMKQPIYIYYQLDKFYQNHRRYVTSRSDKQLRSPNEVNNTESCKPEATEHGSPVVPCGLVAWSLFNDTYSFARGNEVLMVHKRGISWRSEREDIFGKQVFPRNFQNGTLIGGGTLDPRIPLSRQEDLIVWMRTAALPTFRKLYGRIEVDLHADELTVTLQNNYNTYNFGGKKTLVLSTAGVLGGKSDFLGRGYVVVGLACLALAMLLTLLYLAFPLKEEHLALPRSRTD, via the exons ATGGCGCCGGCAAATGGTGATGCTGCCGGACCAAGTTCCAGCCAGGATGGCTTGGTAGCCACCATGAAGAAGCGCAACAAGCCTCAGT ATCATCAGTTTACTCAGCAGCAGCTTCCAGCTTGCAAGCCTATACTGGCGCCTCAGACA GTTATCCCTGTACTTTTGTTTGTGGGCATAGTTTTTATCCCGATTGGCCTTGGTTGCATTGCAGCATCAAATAGG GTTGTTAAAGTGGTCTATCAATATGAAACTTCATGTGTACCAGGATACATGATTGACAACAAAATTGCCTATATCCAAAATCCTTCTATAGATAAGACCTGCACGAGGATTCTCAAG GTTCCTAAGGATATGAAGCAACCAATCTACATATATTATCAACTCGACAAGTTTTACCAGAACCATAGAAG GTATGTGACGAGCCGTAGCGATAAGCAGCTGAGAAGTCCTAACGAGGTCAACAACACAGAGTCTTGCAAACCTGAAGCTACTGAGCATGGAAGCCCCGTTGTCCCCTGCGGACTCGTAGCTTGGAGCCTGTTCAACGACACGTACAGCTTCGCTCGCGGCAATGAGGTGCTGATGGTTCACAAGCGAGGCATTTCATGGAGGAGCGAAAGGGAGGACATTTTTGGGAAGCAAGTGTTTCCGAGGAATTTTCAGAATGGGACTCTAATTGGTGGGGGCACACTTGACCCAAGAATACCT CTGAGCAGGCAGGAGGACCTGATCGTCTGGATGCGAACCGCGGCGCTGCCAACATTCCGGAAGCTGTACGGGAGGATCGAGGTGGACCTCCACGCCGACGAGCTCACCGTGACTCTGCAGAACAACTACAACACGTACAACTTCGGCGGGAAGAAGACGCTGGTGCTGTCGACCGCCGGCGTGCTGGGAGGCAAGAGCGACTTCCTCGGCCGCGGGTACGTGGTCGTCGGCCTCGCCTGCCTCGCGCTGGCGATGCTCCTGACGCTGCTCTACCTCGCCTTCCCACT GAAAGAGGAGCATCTGGCGC TGCCTAGATCACGTACAGATTGA
- the LOC120658371 gene encoding ALA-interacting subunit 5-like isoform X4, with product MAPANGDAAGPSSSQDGLVATMKKRNKPQYHQFTQQQLPACKPILAPQTVIPVLLFVGIVFIPIGLGCIAASNRVVEVADRYETACVPENMHNNPVAYIQNPSQDKSCTRVLKVPKDMKRPIYIYYQLDRFYQNHRWYARSRNLRQLGDPKSAKDTRLCKPEATANGVPIVPCGLVAWSLFNDTYSFARGNETLAVNKRGISWRSERDHLFGEHVYPRNFQSGGLIGGGTLDPSKPLSEQEDLMVWMRTAALPTFRKLYGRIEVDLRAGEVVTVAVQNRYNTYSFGGRKAVVLSTAGALGGKSSFLGRAYLAGGAACLGLALLLTLLGLLCPVPVDEERRLGPARR from the exons ATGGCGCCGGCAAATGGTGATGCTGCCGGACCAAGTTCCAGCCAGGATGGCTTGGTAGCCACCATGAAGAAGCGCAACAAGCCTCAGT ATCATCAGTTTACTCAGCAGCAGCTTCCAGCTTGCAAGCCTATACTGGCGCCTCAGACA GTTATCCCTGTACTTTTGTTTGTGGGCATAGTTTTTATCCCGATTGGCCTTGGTTGCATTGCAGCATCAAATAGG GTTGTTGAAGTGGCAGATCGATATGAGACTGCGTGTGTACCAGAAAACATGCATAATAATCCAGTTGCTTATATCCAGAACCCTTCACAAGATAAGTCCTGCACAAGGGTGCTCAAG GTTCCTAAGGATATGAAGAGGCCAATCTACATATATTATCAACTCGACCGGTTCTACCAGAACCACAGATG GTACGCGAGGAGCCGTAACCTCAGGCAGCTGGGGGACCCCAAAAGTGCCAAGGACACGAGACTCTGCAAGCCTGAAGCAACCGCGAACGGGGTCCCCATCGTCCCCTGCGGGCTCGTGGCGTGGAGCCTGTTCAATGACACCTACAGCTTCGCTCGCGGCAACGAGACGCTGGCGGTGAACAAGCGAGGCATCTCGTGGAGGAGCGAGAGGGATCACCTGTTCGGCGAGCATGTGTACCCCAGGAACTTTCAGAGCGGGGGGCTGATCGGCGGCGGGACGCTTGATCCGAGCAAGCCT CTGAGCGAGCAAGAGGATCTGATGGTGTGGATGCGGACCGCGGCGCTGCCGACGTTCCGGAAGCTGTACGGGAGGATCGAGGTGGACCtccgcgccggcgaggtggtCACGGTGGCCGTGCAGAACCGGTACAACACCTACAGCTTCGGCGGGAGGAAGGCGGTGGTGCTGTCGACCGCCGGCGCGCTGGGCGGCAAGAGCAGCTTCCTCGGGCGCGCGTacctggccggcggcgcggcgtgcctCGGCCTGGCGCTGCTCCTCACGCTGCTCGGGCTCCTCTGCCCTGTCCCAGT CGATGAGGAACGCCGCCTCGGGCCTGCACGACGATAA
- the LOC120658371 gene encoding ALA-interacting subunit 5-like isoform X6, which produces MAPANGDAAGPSSSQDGLVATMKKRNKPQYHQFTQQQLPACKPILAPQTVIPVLLFVGIVFIPIGLGCIAASNRVVKVVYQYETSCVPGYMIDNKIAYIQNPSIDKTCTRILKVPKDMKQPIYIYYQLDKFYQNHRRYVTSRSDKQLRSPNEVNNTESCKPEATEHGSPVVPCGLVAWSLFNDTYSFARGNEVLMVHKRGISWRSEREDIFGKQVFPRNFQNGTLIGGGTLDPRIPLSRQEDLIVWMRTAALPTFRKLYGRIEVDLHADELTVTLQNNYNTYNFGGKKTLVLSTAGVLGGKSDFLGRGKEEHLALRYPLSGRPAR; this is translated from the exons ATGGCGCCGGCAAATGGTGATGCTGCCGGACCAAGTTCCAGCCAGGATGGCTTGGTAGCCACCATGAAGAAGCGCAACAAGCCTCAGT ATCATCAGTTTACTCAGCAGCAGCTTCCAGCTTGCAAGCCTATACTGGCGCCTCAGACA GTTATCCCTGTACTTTTGTTTGTGGGCATAGTTTTTATCCCGATTGGCCTTGGTTGCATTGCAGCATCAAATAGG GTTGTTAAAGTGGTCTATCAATATGAAACTTCATGTGTACCAGGATACATGATTGACAACAAAATTGCCTATATCCAAAATCCTTCTATAGATAAGACCTGCACGAGGATTCTCAAG GTTCCTAAGGATATGAAGCAACCAATCTACATATATTATCAACTCGACAAGTTTTACCAGAACCATAGAAG GTATGTGACGAGCCGTAGCGATAAGCAGCTGAGAAGTCCTAACGAGGTCAACAACACAGAGTCTTGCAAACCTGAAGCTACTGAGCATGGAAGCCCCGTTGTCCCCTGCGGACTCGTAGCTTGGAGCCTGTTCAACGACACGTACAGCTTCGCTCGCGGCAATGAGGTGCTGATGGTTCACAAGCGAGGCATTTCATGGAGGAGCGAAAGGGAGGACATTTTTGGGAAGCAAGTGTTTCCGAGGAATTTTCAGAATGGGACTCTAATTGGTGGGGGCACACTTGACCCAAGAATACCT CTGAGCAGGCAGGAGGACCTGATCGTCTGGATGCGAACCGCGGCGCTGCCAACATTCCGGAAGCTGTACGGGAGGATCGAGGTGGACCTCCACGCCGACGAGCTCACCGTGACTCTGCAGAACAACTACAACACGTACAACTTCGGCGGGAAGAAGACGCTGGTGCTGTCGACCGCCGGCGTGCTGGGAGGCAAGAGCGACTTCCTCGGCCGCGG GAAAGAGGAGCATCTGGCGCTGCGGTACCCTTTGTCCGGCAGACCTGCACGGTGA
- the LOC120658371 gene encoding ALA-interacting subunit 5-like isoform X7 translates to MAPANGDAAGPSSSQDGLVATMKKRNKPQYHQFTQQQLPACKPILAPQTVIPVLLFVGIVFIPIGLGCIAASNRVVKVVYQYETSCVPGYMIDNKIAYIQNPSIDKTCTRILKVPKDMKQPIYIYYQLDKFYQNHRRYVTSRSDKQLRSPNEVNNTESCKPEATEHGSPVVPCGLVAWSLFNDTYSFARGNEVLMVHKRGISWRSEREDIFGKQVFPRNFQNGTLIGGGTLDPRIPLSRQEDLIVWMRTAALPTFRKLYGRIEVDLHADELTVTLQNNYNTYNFGGKKTLVLSTAGVLGGKSDFLGRGKEEHLALPRSRTD, encoded by the exons ATGGCGCCGGCAAATGGTGATGCTGCCGGACCAAGTTCCAGCCAGGATGGCTTGGTAGCCACCATGAAGAAGCGCAACAAGCCTCAGT ATCATCAGTTTACTCAGCAGCAGCTTCCAGCTTGCAAGCCTATACTGGCGCCTCAGACA GTTATCCCTGTACTTTTGTTTGTGGGCATAGTTTTTATCCCGATTGGCCTTGGTTGCATTGCAGCATCAAATAGG GTTGTTAAAGTGGTCTATCAATATGAAACTTCATGTGTACCAGGATACATGATTGACAACAAAATTGCCTATATCCAAAATCCTTCTATAGATAAGACCTGCACGAGGATTCTCAAG GTTCCTAAGGATATGAAGCAACCAATCTACATATATTATCAACTCGACAAGTTTTACCAGAACCATAGAAG GTATGTGACGAGCCGTAGCGATAAGCAGCTGAGAAGTCCTAACGAGGTCAACAACACAGAGTCTTGCAAACCTGAAGCTACTGAGCATGGAAGCCCCGTTGTCCCCTGCGGACTCGTAGCTTGGAGCCTGTTCAACGACACGTACAGCTTCGCTCGCGGCAATGAGGTGCTGATGGTTCACAAGCGAGGCATTTCATGGAGGAGCGAAAGGGAGGACATTTTTGGGAAGCAAGTGTTTCCGAGGAATTTTCAGAATGGGACTCTAATTGGTGGGGGCACACTTGACCCAAGAATACCT CTGAGCAGGCAGGAGGACCTGATCGTCTGGATGCGAACCGCGGCGCTGCCAACATTCCGGAAGCTGTACGGGAGGATCGAGGTGGACCTCCACGCCGACGAGCTCACCGTGACTCTGCAGAACAACTACAACACGTACAACTTCGGCGGGAAGAAGACGCTGGTGCTGTCGACCGCCGGCGTGCTGGGAGGCAAGAGCGACTTCCTCGGCCGCGG GAAAGAGGAGCATCTGGCGC TGCCTAGATCACGTACAGATTGA
- the LOC120658371 gene encoding ALA-interacting subunit 5-like isoform X1 produces MPPVNSGAAGPSSTSTQDGPAATTKKLNKPRYRRFTQQQLPACKPILMFPIEFNKWWLFVGDQAISVIASVGIIFILIGLGCLAISNKVVEVADRYETACVPENMHNNPVAYIQNPSQDKSCTRVLKVPKDMKRPIYIYYQLDRFYQNHRWYARSRNLRQLGDPKSAKDTRLCKPEATANGVPIVPCGLVAWSLFNDTYSFARGNETLAVNKRGISWRSERDHLFGEHVYPRNFQSGGLIGGGTLDPSKPLSEQEDLMVWMRTAALPTFRKLYGRIEVDLRAGEVVTVAVQNRYNTYSFGGRKAVVLSTAGALGGKSSFLGRAYLAGGAACLGLALLLTLLGLLCPVPVDEERRLGPARR; encoded by the exons ATGCCGCCAGTGAATAGTGGTGCAGCTGGACCGAGCTCCACCTCCACCCAGGATGGACCGGCAGCCACCACGAAGAAGCTCAACAAGCCTCGGT ATCGTCGGTTTACTCAGCAGCAGCTTCCAGCATGCAAACCTATACTTATGTTTCCCATT GAATTCAATAAGTGGTGGCTGTTTGTGGGTGATCAGGCTATTTCTGTAATTGCGTCTGTGGGCATAATTTTCATTCTGATCGGTCTTGGTTGCCTCGCAATCTCAAATAAG GTTGTTGAAGTGGCAGATCGATATGAGACTGCGTGTGTACCAGAAAACATGCATAATAATCCAGTTGCTTATATCCAGAACCCTTCACAAGATAAGTCCTGCACAAGGGTGCTCAAG GTTCCTAAGGATATGAAGAGGCCAATCTACATATATTATCAACTCGACCGGTTCTACCAGAACCACAGATG GTACGCGAGGAGCCGTAACCTCAGGCAGCTGGGGGACCCCAAAAGTGCCAAGGACACGAGACTCTGCAAGCCTGAAGCAACCGCGAACGGGGTCCCCATCGTCCCCTGCGGGCTCGTGGCGTGGAGCCTGTTCAATGACACCTACAGCTTCGCTCGCGGCAACGAGACGCTGGCGGTGAACAAGCGAGGCATCTCGTGGAGGAGCGAGAGGGATCACCTGTTCGGCGAGCATGTGTACCCCAGGAACTTTCAGAGCGGGGGGCTGATCGGCGGCGGGACGCTTGATCCGAGCAAGCCT CTGAGCGAGCAAGAGGATCTGATGGTGTGGATGCGGACCGCGGCGCTGCCGACGTTCCGGAAGCTGTACGGGAGGATCGAGGTGGACCtccgcgccggcgaggtggtCACGGTGGCCGTGCAGAACCGGTACAACACCTACAGCTTCGGCGGGAGGAAGGCGGTGGTGCTGTCGACCGCCGGCGCGCTGGGCGGCAAGAGCAGCTTCCTCGGGCGCGCGTacctggccggcggcgcggcgtgcctCGGCCTGGCGCTGCTCCTCACGCTGCTCGGGCTCCTCTGCCCTGTCCCAGT CGATGAGGAACGCCGCCTCGGGCCTGCACGACGATAA
- the LOC120658371 gene encoding ALA-interacting subunit 5-like isoform X3 — MPPVNSGAAGPSSTSTQDGPAATTKKLNKPRYRRFTQQQLPACKPILMFPIAISVIASVGIIFILIGLGCLAISNKVVEVADRYETACVPENMHNNPVAYIQNPSQDKSCTRVLKVPKDMKRPIYIYYQLDRFYQNHRWYARSRNLRQLGDPKSAKDTRLCKPEATANGVPIVPCGLVAWSLFNDTYSFARGNETLAVNKRGISWRSERDHLFGEHVYPRNFQSGGLIGGGTLDPSKPLSEQEDLMVWMRTAALPTFRKLYGRIEVDLRAGEVVTVAVQNRYNTYSFGGRKAVVLSTAGALGGKSSFLGRAYLAGGAACLGLALLLTLLGLLCPVPVDEERRLGPARR, encoded by the exons ATGCCGCCAGTGAATAGTGGTGCAGCTGGACCGAGCTCCACCTCCACCCAGGATGGACCGGCAGCCACCACGAAGAAGCTCAACAAGCCTCGGT ATCGTCGGTTTACTCAGCAGCAGCTTCCAGCATGCAAACCTATACTTATGTTTCCCATT GCTATTTCTGTAATTGCGTCTGTGGGCATAATTTTCATTCTGATCGGTCTTGGTTGCCTCGCAATCTCAAATAAG GTTGTTGAAGTGGCAGATCGATATGAGACTGCGTGTGTACCAGAAAACATGCATAATAATCCAGTTGCTTATATCCAGAACCCTTCACAAGATAAGTCCTGCACAAGGGTGCTCAAG GTTCCTAAGGATATGAAGAGGCCAATCTACATATATTATCAACTCGACCGGTTCTACCAGAACCACAGATG GTACGCGAGGAGCCGTAACCTCAGGCAGCTGGGGGACCCCAAAAGTGCCAAGGACACGAGACTCTGCAAGCCTGAAGCAACCGCGAACGGGGTCCCCATCGTCCCCTGCGGGCTCGTGGCGTGGAGCCTGTTCAATGACACCTACAGCTTCGCTCGCGGCAACGAGACGCTGGCGGTGAACAAGCGAGGCATCTCGTGGAGGAGCGAGAGGGATCACCTGTTCGGCGAGCATGTGTACCCCAGGAACTTTCAGAGCGGGGGGCTGATCGGCGGCGGGACGCTTGATCCGAGCAAGCCT CTGAGCGAGCAAGAGGATCTGATGGTGTGGATGCGGACCGCGGCGCTGCCGACGTTCCGGAAGCTGTACGGGAGGATCGAGGTGGACCtccgcgccggcgaggtggtCACGGTGGCCGTGCAGAACCGGTACAACACCTACAGCTTCGGCGGGAGGAAGGCGGTGGTGCTGTCGACCGCCGGCGCGCTGGGCGGCAAGAGCAGCTTCCTCGGGCGCGCGTacctggccggcggcgcggcgtgcctCGGCCTGGCGCTGCTCCTCACGCTGCTCGGGCTCCTCTGCCCTGTCCCAGT CGATGAGGAACGCCGCCTCGGGCCTGCACGACGATAA